One Lycium barbarum isolate Lr01 chromosome 5, ASM1917538v2, whole genome shotgun sequence genomic window carries:
- the LOC132639468 gene encoding zinc finger BED domain-containing protein RICESLEEPER 1-like, with amino-acid sequence MSSDRRTSGIWKHYFEYLDKWGKKRAKCNYCTSNFASESTNGTSTLWRHLNEVCPNSPLRIIDRNKSRIKVVKKGEQAYSTCTVEKVVININKIRRAIAEFVIIEEQPFKVVEGEGFRRLMAVSLPNFQLPSRLTVARQYHKGETIAKGIEACLFDWEIENIFTVTLDNATANDSAIKHLKRRIEDLKGDILGNEFLHVDSTYMMLDTTVKFEKSFSRMYDDDHKYLKYCLETNNVGGHPSIDDWKNVEVFIKFLEIFYHVTLKFSGTSYVTSNSFFHDIFNLQMIICKNVRSEDSILSGMAKKMELKFNKYWGTFESMNKLLFIAVILDPRYKLKYVEYLFKNSYGCLVGAEKSKKVMDTLSRLYDYYMSSFCGTYTDKIGGQTSLNDEIDTMYSDEIWQSQWEKYLANEDNTENKSELEKYLVDDLEKTKELDILAWKKVSSARYPIISRMARDVLSIPISTVASELAFSTGGRILYSYQSSLSPKTVEALI; translated from the exons ATGAGTAGTGACAGGAGAACATCCGGCATTTGGAAACACTATTTTGAATATCTTGATAAATGGGGTAAGAAAAGGGCGAAATGTAACTACTGTACTAGTAACTTTGCTTCTGAAAGTACGAATGGGACCTCAACGCTATGGAGACATTTAAATGAGGTTTGTCCTAATTCCCCTCTTAGAATTATTGACAGAAATAAATCAAGAATCAAGGTAGTTAAAAAAGGGGAACAAGCATATAGTACATGTACTGTAGAAAAGGTTGTGATTAACATCAATAAGATTAGGAGAGCCATTGCTGAGTTTGTCATTATTGAAGAACAACCTTTTAAAGTTGTTGAAGGGGAAGGTTTTAGGAGATTAATGGCAGTTTCTTTGCCTAATTTTCAATTACCTTCTCGCTTGACTGTTGCTAGACAAT ATCATAAGGGTGAGACAATTGCTAAGGGGATTGAGGCGTGCTTATTTGATTGGGAAATTGAGAACATATTCACGGTGACCTTAGATAATGCAACTGCTAATGATTCTGCAATTAAACACTTGAAGAGAAGAATTGAGGATTTGAAAGGAGACATCTTAGGAAATGAGTTCTTACAT GTGGACTCCACATATATGATGCTAGATACAACTGTAAAATTTGAAAAGTCATTTTCaagaatgtatgatgatgatcaCAAGTACCTCAAGTATTGTTTAGAAACAAATAATGTGGGAGGGCATCCATCGATAGATGATTGGAAGAATGTTGAAGTTTTCATTAAGTTCCTTGAGATTTTCTACCATGTAACTTTGAAATTCTCAGGAACTTCATATGTTACTTCGAATTCTTTCTTCCATGATATCTTTAATCTTCAAATGATAATTTGCAAAAATGTTCGTAGTGAAGATTCTATTTTGAGTGGCATGGCTAAAAAGATGGAGCTTAAATTTAACAAATACTGGGGTACTTTTGAAAGTATGAACAAGTTATTATTCATTGCTGTTATTTTGGATCCTCGATACAAGTTGAAATATGTGGAATATCTGTTTAAAAACTCTTATGGTTGTTTGGTGGGAGCCGAAAAATCAAAAAAGGTGATGGATACTTTGAGTCGCTTGTATGATTACTACATGAGTTCTTTTTGTGGGACTTATACCGATAAAATTGGTGGTCAAACAagtttgaatgatgaaattgataccATGTATAGTGACGAGATATGGCAATCACAATGGGAGAAATATTTGGCAAATGAAGACAATACTGAAAATAAATCAGAACTGGAGAAGTACTTGGTAGATGATTTGGAAAAGACCAAAGAGTTAGATATTTTGGCTTGGAAGAAAGTTTCTTCGGCTAGATATCCAATTATTTCTAGGATGGCAAGAGATGTTCTTTCTATTCCTATTTCTACTGTTGCTTCTGAATTAGCTTTTAGCACCGGTGGTCGGATTCTTTACTCTTATCAAAGTTCTTTATCACCAAAGACAGTAGAAGCTCTTATTTGA